The DNA sequence CGGTAATCACTCCGTCTTTTCCCACTTTATCCATTGCGTCGGCAATAAGGTCGCCTATCTCAGGGTCGTCATTCGCAGAAATAGTTCCAACCTGCGCTATCTCCTCTTTTCCGGGAAGAGGTTTACTCATCTTATGTAATTCTTCAACGACTGCAGTTACTGCTATGTCAACACCTCTTTTTAAATCCATAGGATTCGAACCGGCCGCTACATTCTTCAATCCTTCGGTGAAGATACTCTGCGCTAAAACCGTTGCGGTTGTTGTACCGTCACCTGCTATATCAGATGTCTTGGAAGCAATTTCCCTCACCATTTGAGCGCCGATATTTTCTATACCATCGCTTAGTTCAATCTCTTTTGCTACTGTCACGCCGTCTTTTGTGATAGTGGGCGCGCCGAATTTTTTCTCGATGACGACGTTACGTCCTTTAGGTCCGAGAGTCACTGCGACAGCTCTTGAAAGCTTATCTACACCAACTTTAAGAGCATTGCGTGCCTCAGCATCGAATTGAATAATTTTAGCCATTATTAGCTATTCTCCTTTTTTAAAATTATGTGCTTCTCTTAAACGATCGCGAGAATATCGCTCTCACGCATGATTAAGTATTCATCCTTGCCAACAGTTATCTCGTTACCGGAATATTTTCCGTAAAGAACACTGTCACCGATCTTAACTTCCGGCTTGATAAGTTCACCATTATCAGAAATCTTTCCGGCTCCTACAGCAACTATTTTCCCGGCCTGTGGTTTTTCCTGCGCCGTATCAGGCAGTATAATTCCACCGCTGGTCTTCTCCTCTGCCGCATCAGGCTGAACTACAACTCTGTCGGATAAAGGTTTGATTTTTAACGCCATTTCTGTTCCTCCATTATAACATAAGATATTGTTTTTACTTTTCTTATTT is a window from the Candidatus Neomarinimicrobiota bacterium genome containing:
- the groES gene encoding co-chaperone GroES, producing MALKIKPLSDRVVVQPDAAEEKTSGGIILPDTAQEKPQAGKIVAVGAGKISDNGELIKPEVKIGDSVLYGKYSGNEITVGKDEYLIMRESDILAIV